A window from Neosynechococcus sphagnicola sy1 encodes these proteins:
- a CDS encoding LIC12162 family transferase, translating into MFLATTALDDFWETESEILFLGRWCLLYARRQQWQSLRYQVLPDPWSDRSVFYTAADYLAQCQQRILPILGDYLNSVHDLGYGTRSWQLLMGYWLGRYLHAFYDRYILLKQALAADPDLETILLDPACFQTPKDTADFIDLYLGDRYNLQLFSQILIGLGYQFPMQSLPLRSSPELRDFQPLGSTVAAPDVGGQPYLLVGDLGCSQSMKQQLIQRLGSQARAFESFTLDLPPHLPIWTPPRQGFAALPATDEFERLFLQSLAQNFPRLYLEGLAPARSQVLKHYGTLPAVMISVTNWYSDEAFKFLAAAAADRGCRLISGDHGGGWGFMRLSSFDWYDRQFADTLIACGWADPAAPGYLNLPSLFTSGLLSLTAPPPRSESDGQILFAATSHSRYLYRFHSCPVGSQMEGYLDRQQQFLAALPESVRSHLLWRSYPVEHGHAVSQRIADHFPEVQLDDASTYPFRQRLNCCRILVVDHPSSTYLEALAANIPSVMFWDRNRWEAPLAAEPEFAELRRVGILWDSPQAAAAHLTKIASDPWVWWGQPSVQSVRQAFVQRFARVDRNWLEPWSQGLRQQLIQVCEQRRLAQPKDGQLLSALGEAYCRQGDLQRALWFQGQVWIKQLRSSFQPH; encoded by the coding sequence TTGTTCCTAGCAACAACAGCCCTCGATGATTTTTGGGAAACGGAGTCAGAGATTCTATTTTTAGGGCGTTGGTGTCTTTTATACGCCCGCCGTCAGCAATGGCAATCCTTGCGTTATCAAGTGCTCCCCGATCCCTGGAGCGATCGCTCGGTATTTTATACGGCGGCGGACTATTTAGCCCAGTGCCAGCAGCGGATCTTACCGATTCTGGGGGACTATTTAAATTCGGTGCATGATCTGGGCTATGGTACGAGATCGTGGCAGCTGCTGATGGGTTACTGGCTGGGTCGCTATCTGCACGCCTTTTACGATCGCTATATCCTGCTCAAACAGGCGTTGGCGGCTGATCCCGATCTAGAGACGATCCTGTTAGATCCGGCCTGTTTTCAGACCCCCAAAGATACCGCAGACTTCATCGATCTGTATCTGGGCGATCGCTATAACTTGCAACTTTTTTCCCAGATCTTGATCGGCTTGGGATATCAATTCCCGATGCAGTCCCTGCCGCTGCGATCGTCCCCAGAGCTTCGGGATTTTCAACCTCTGGGTTCAACGGTGGCTGCCCCTGATGTCGGTGGTCAACCCTATCTGCTGGTGGGGGATCTCGGCTGTTCGCAGTCCATGAAACAACAGCTAATCCAACGTCTCGGGTCTCAAGCCCGTGCCTTTGAGTCTTTTACGCTCGATCTTCCCCCTCACCTACCAATTTGGACTCCCCCTCGACAGGGCTTCGCCGCTCTCCCGGCCACCGATGAATTTGAGCGCCTGTTCCTGCAATCCTTGGCACAAAATTTCCCCAGGCTCTATCTCGAAGGCTTGGCTCCGGCGCGATCGCAGGTACTCAAACATTACGGTACCTTACCAGCCGTGATGATTTCCGTGACTAATTGGTATAGTGACGAGGCGTTTAAGTTTCTGGCAGCGGCGGCGGCAGATCGGGGCTGTCGGCTCATCTCCGGCGATCATGGCGGTGGTTGGGGCTTTATGCGCTTGTCCTCCTTTGATTGGTACGATCGCCAATTTGCCGATACTCTGATTGCCTGTGGTTGGGCAGATCCAGCGGCTCCTGGTTATCTAAATTTGCCGAGTCTGTTCACGTCTGGTTTGCTGAGCCTCACCGCACCACCGCCCCGATCAGAGTCAGATGGGCAGATTTTGTTTGCCGCCACCTCCCATTCCCGTTATTTGTACCGCTTCCATTCCTGTCCTGTGGGAAGTCAAATGGAGGGCTATTTAGATAGGCAACAGCAATTTTTAGCCGCACTCCCCGAGTCGGTGCGATCTCACCTATTGTGGCGATCGTATCCGGTTGAACATGGACATGCCGTTTCCCAACGGATTGCCGATCATTTCCCCGAGGTGCAGCTAGATGATGCCTCCACCTATCCCTTTCGCCAGCGGTTGAATTGTTGCCGAATTTTGGTCGTCGATCATCCCTCCAGTACCTATCTGGAAGCCCTGGCCGCTAACATTCCCAGTGTCATGTTTTGGGATCGGAATCGCTGGGAAGCGCCGCTAGCCGCTGAGCCTGAGTTTGCTGAGTTACGCCGGGTGGGCATTCTTTGGGATTCCCCCCAAGCTGCTGCTGCACACCTGACTAAGATTGCTTCAGATCCATGGGTTTGGTGGGGACAACCCTCGGTGCAGTCAGTGAGGCAAGCGTTTGTGCAGCGATTTGCTCGAGTCGATCGCAACTGGCTCGAACCCTGGTCTCAAGGTCTACGCCAGCAACTGATTCAAGTCTGTGAACAACGCCGACTGGCACAACCCAAAGATGGGCAGCTCCTCAGTGCCCTAGGGGAAGCCTATTGTCGTCAGGGAGATTTGCAGCGGGCACTCTGGTTCCAGGGGCAGGTCTGGATCAAACAGTTAAGATCGAGCTTTCAGCCTCATTAA
- a CDS encoding class I SAM-dependent methyltransferase, with product MKFRAQAFYDAVAETRIKTIFEPRWQLIKQVLQNLQLPLPIPNVLEIGASVGLFATVALQSGDVLAFDAIEPSAAAAERLRNLGLRHVYVGMETEFTGVIEPIYDVIFCNGVLEHPFDPAEFIQNLKQFLKPDGVLVLCSSGASGIDSLLLQQEMPNAFPPHVQNFISDQGIQALSDRCGLRLREFRSIGQLDLDIIYHHLLKQTTEPSEPAIAAVLVKLLDHAQLRADLQAVLQKHHLTGFFLAVLSTSEEL from the coding sequence ATGAAGTTTCGTGCCCAGGCATTTTATGATGCCGTTGCCGAAACCCGCATTAAAACTATTTTTGAACCACGCTGGCAGCTGATTAAACAAGTACTCCAGAACTTACAACTGCCATTACCAATTCCCAATGTGCTGGAGATTGGAGCGTCGGTGGGTCTGTTTGCAACGGTTGCCCTCCAGAGTGGAGATGTCCTAGCCTTTGATGCCATTGAACCCTCTGCAGCAGCGGCAGAGCGCCTCCGCAATCTTGGTCTCAGACACGTCTATGTGGGCATGGAGACGGAGTTTACGGGGGTGATTGAGCCGATTTACGATGTGATTTTTTGTAATGGAGTACTGGAACATCCCTTTGACCCTGCTGAGTTTATCCAAAACTTAAAACAGTTCCTGAAGCCAGACGGAGTTTTAGTGCTCTGTTCATCGGGCGCTTCTGGGATTGATTCGTTGTTACTGCAACAGGAGATGCCGAATGCGTTTCCGCCCCATGTGCAAAATTTTATCTCGGATCAAGGAATACAAGCTCTCAGCGATCGCTGTGGTTTGAGGTTACGGGAGTTTCGATCCATCGGCCAATTAGATCTGGATATTATCTACCATCACCTCCTGAAACAAACTACAGAGCCATCGGAGCCTGCGATTGCAGCGGTTCTGGTAAAATTGCTCGATCATGCCCAACTGCGAGCAGACTTACAAGCCGTGCTGCAAAAACACCACCTCACTGGTTTTTTCCTGGCTGTTTTATCAACCTCTGAGGAATTGTAA
- a CDS encoding sulfotransferase, with the protein MTEIDFLDHPVLIAGHRRSGTTAFLNLLEGHPQLCTFPADSGFFYGYFPPYDTDAYTVDQKLNRIIDFCYGNLREEVEKVNHENPDQPPLDFPFETLHQNFRQQALQSHLTPKSLLTAMIAAYWQTYGLPSAPIAWVEKTSSSEIYANYIFDWFPQARFLHVIRDPRDNYSSLKSGWAKNYQQRGEDPRQLIQSMIDRGRLGMELARYNQQRYGKASYLVLKYEDLIQQPRQTMAEVAEFLGIEDHDSLLKPTVCGRSWRGNNFDGTVFHTLSDLNIGRWRDRITPEECQVIEYYFRDVMAYFEYAPAFPLHEAMDAVVEYYKWYNYAQHFRV; encoded by the coding sequence ATGACCGAGATCGATTTTCTCGACCATCCTGTCTTGATTGCGGGACACCGTCGCAGTGGGACTACTGCGTTTTTAAATCTCTTAGAAGGGCATCCCCAACTCTGTACCTTTCCCGCAGATAGTGGCTTTTTCTATGGCTATTTTCCCCCCTACGATACCGATGCCTACACCGTTGATCAAAAACTCAATCGCATTATTGATTTCTGCTATGGCAATCTCCGGGAAGAAGTCGAGAAGGTCAATCACGAGAACCCCGATCAACCCCCGCTGGACTTTCCCTTTGAAACTCTCCACCAGAACTTCCGTCAGCAGGCATTGCAGAGCCATCTAACTCCCAAGTCCTTACTCACCGCCATGATTGCTGCCTACTGGCAAACCTATGGTCTTCCTTCAGCTCCCATCGCCTGGGTTGAGAAAACTTCCAGTAGTGAAATCTACGCCAACTATATTTTTGACTGGTTTCCCCAGGCGCGGTTTCTGCATGTGATTCGAGATCCTCGCGATAACTATAGTTCCCTGAAATCTGGGTGGGCTAAGAATTACCAACAGCGGGGCGAAGACCCCCGACAATTAATTCAAAGCATGATTGATCGGGGCCGACTGGGGATGGAGCTCGCCCGTTATAATCAGCAACGCTATGGCAAAGCATCTTATCTGGTGCTGAAATACGAAGACCTGATACAGCAGCCCCGGCAAACCATGGCAGAGGTGGCAGAGTTTTTGGGTATTGAGGATCACGATTCCCTACTAAAACCCACTGTCTGCGGTCGCTCTTGGAGAGGGAATAACTTTGATGGTACCGTGTTTCATACCCTCTCGGACTTGAATATTGGTCGCTGGCGCGATCGCATTACCCCAGAGGAATGCCAGGTGATTGAATATTATTTCCGAGATGTGATGGCGTATTTTGAGTATGCCCCTGCATTCCCTTTGCATGAGGCCATGGATGCAGTCGTAGAGTATTACAAGTGGTATAACTATGCCCAACATTTTCGCGTCTAG
- a CDS encoding DUF4910 domain-containing protein — MKTLLEKLYPLNRLALSDGTDQAMALLQVELPDLKIFEVPSGTECWTWIVPEKWVVREAYISDGDRRIVDMQDHPLHVASYSPRMEQWVSREELLPHLHVAASYLADMGYRLPERPHAIPWVVNYYQRDWGFCLQKQRLDALKGDRFFVKIDAEFVPDTLKIGDLTVPGRSQEMIVFITNICHPYQVNDSISGLVVAVDIAKQLAQMDHHYTYKFLFLPETIGSIAYLSHHEHLIPLMKYGLFAEMLGHENDFVMQRSAQGHSPIDRVAEYVLKRSQPTYRTGEFREVLCNDEISLNGPGVNVPTISLSRWPYPQYHTNEDCPDIISEVQLESARDLILEIFKILDADRTPIRQYKGPIFLSRYGLWVEWRESDENRKLLDRIEKIMLLMEGELSVFDIAEKVDLDFWVVLDFLNKLHDKGLIEWQTPS; from the coding sequence ATGAAAACACTGCTGGAAAAACTCTACCCGCTGAATCGTCTGGCACTGTCGGACGGAACGGATCAAGCCATGGCGCTCTTGCAGGTGGAGTTGCCGGATCTGAAAATTTTTGAGGTGCCTTCGGGAACCGAATGCTGGACTTGGATTGTGCCGGAGAAGTGGGTGGTTCGTGAAGCCTATATCTCCGATGGCGATCGCCGGATTGTGGATATGCAGGATCATCCCCTCCATGTCGCCAGTTACTCCCCCCGGATGGAGCAGTGGGTTTCCCGGGAAGAACTCCTGCCCCACCTGCATGTGGCCGCATCCTATCTAGCTGACATGGGCTATCGGTTACCCGAGCGTCCCCATGCGATTCCCTGGGTGGTCAACTACTACCAGCGGGATTGGGGGTTTTGTCTGCAGAAGCAGCGTCTGGATGCCCTCAAGGGCGATCGCTTCTTCGTCAAAATTGATGCGGAGTTTGTCCCCGATACCCTTAAAATTGGCGACCTCACCGTTCCAGGCCGCAGTCAGGAGATGATTGTCTTCATCACCAATATCTGCCATCCCTACCAGGTGAATGATTCGATTTCTGGCCTCGTGGTGGCGGTGGACATTGCCAAGCAATTGGCACAGATGGATCATCACTATACCTATAAGTTTTTATTCCTCCCTGAAACCATTGGTTCCATTGCCTATCTCAGCCACCATGAGCATCTGATTCCCCTGATGAAATATGGGCTGTTTGCTGAGATGCTGGGACACGAGAATGATTTTGTCATGCAGCGATCGGCCCAGGGGCACTCCCCGATCGACCGGGTGGCTGAATACGTCTTGAAGCGATCGCAACCCACCTATCGCACCGGGGAATTTCGAGAAGTTCTCTGCAACGACGAAATTAGCTTGAATGGTCCAGGGGTAAACGTTCCTACTATTTCCCTCAGTCGCTGGCCCTACCCCCAGTACCACACCAACGAGGACTGCCCCGATATTATTTCCGAGGTGCAGCTAGAGTCAGCACGGGATCTCATTCTAGAAATTTTCAAAATCTTAGATGCTGACCGCACCCCAATCCGACAATACAAGGGGCCAATTTTCCTCTCTCGCTATGGTCTCTGGGTGGAATGGCGAGAGAGTGATGAGAACCGTAAACTCCTCGATCGCATTGAGAAGATCATGCTGTTAATGGAGGGGGAGTTGTCCGTCTTTGACATTGCCGAGAAGGTCGATCTTGATTTCTGGGTGGTGTTAGATTTTCTCAATAAGCTCCACGATAAAGGCTTAATTGAGTGGCAAACCCCATCATGA